Proteins from one Impatiens glandulifera chromosome 2, dImpGla2.1, whole genome shotgun sequence genomic window:
- the LOC124925222 gene encoding uncharacterized protein LOC124925222, with the protein MSRLSQQQSPLVRKDKRRRIGEVVGGTAANCAAIWCCCPCMTVNLLLLAVYKVPSAIVRKAWRKQQRRRMLRNNDYNNNNNYNNSLLLLQQQHNIGGGRSSIEELESTIRNQIAGGQDESTEEEEEFEREMWGKFYGTGFWRSPPSLEGDR; encoded by the coding sequence ATGTCAAGGTTGTCGCAGCAGCAATCGCCGCTAGTTAGAAAAGATAAGCGTCGGAGGATAGGGGAGGTAGTCGGCGGGACTGCAGCTAATTGCGCGGCGATCTGGTGTTGTTGCCCTTGCATGACGGTGAATCTGCTGCTACTCGCCGTGTATAAGGTTCCGTCAGCGATTGTACGAAAAGCGTGGAGGAAACAACAACGCCGGCGAATGCTTAGAAAtaatgattataataataataataattataataattctcTCCTCCTACTGCAGCAGCAACATAATATCGGTGGTGGACGATCGAGTATAGAGGAGTTGGAATCCACGATCAGGAACCAAATCGCCGGCGGCCAGGATGAATCAACTGAGGAGGAAgaagaatttgagagagaaatgTGGGGCAAATTCTACGGCACCGGTTTCTGGAGAAGCCCGCCCTCATTAGAGGGAGATAGATGA